Proteins from a single region of Hydra vulgaris chromosome 12, alternate assembly HydraT2T_AEP:
- the LOC100200114 gene encoding uncharacterized protein LOC100200114 isoform X4: MSLSLKLKASPQKSMNLDKRSASYPCSEGADMRNHFVKPGYRSKSFAVPNLEQTEKVKERSVSFMLPQKESYYPYSFVKPSPKHDEPCLGKFDLKIYSNSETTATNYETPCEIVNDQMANIKCIFQYLPYESSVLVELRDLSTHYKPICFQGVKIIQSYEVILEMKYLSSIKNFFTATHNIERKNSKDSVKLKIGEPIKISLKNKNLEKLVMNLILYESNKRNKLLACGYVHVKVKDITSTSEVLEIQEPFHPSSKNQLSPKGTISGSIEWNSNSNQINIKVLAASTVKYNRKEYFVKATLFVGSVEISSLKTESALSQYNEIRILEKLSFSVPFNEKRSEIYRTSVLLQMYEKNRITNELFGRTILGPNMDTECRKSIYCWHKILCTPNKEIQFRGLPLYL, encoded by the exons gTGCAGATATGAGAAATCATTTTGTAAAACCTGGTTATCGATCAAAAAGTTTTGCTGTTCCAAATCTAG agCAAACAGAGAAAGTAAAAGAAAGATCAGTTAGTTTTATGCTTCCACAAAAAG AAAGCTATTATCCATATTCTTTTGTAAAGCCTTCACCAAAGCATGATGAACCATGTCTCGGGAAGTTTGATTTGAAGATATATTCTAACAGTGAAACAACTGCAACAAATTATGAAACCCCTTGTGAAATAGTGAATGATCAAATGGCAAACATAAAATGCATCTTCCAATATTTGCCATATGAAAGTAGCGTGTTGGTGGAATTACGCGACCTATCAACTCATTATAAACCCATTTGTTTTCAAGGTGTGAAAATTATACAAAGTTATGAGGTTATACTTGAAATGAAGTATCtgtcttcaataaaaaatttctttacagCAACTCACAACATAGAGCGAAAGAATTCCAAGGATAgtgttaaactaaaaattggAGAACCAATCAAAATTtcgctaaaaaacaaaaatcttgaaaaattagtaatgaatttaattttatatgagtCAAATAAACGAAACAAGTTGTTAGCTTGCGGTTATGTTCATGTAAAGGTAAAAGATATCACAAGCACATCTGAAGTACTTGAGATTCAAGAACCATTTCATCCTTCATCTAAG aACCAACTATCACCAAAAGGAACTATATCTGGCTCAATAGAGTGGAATTCAAATTCGAATCAAATCAACATAAAAGTATTAGCAGCTAGTACTGTAAAATATAACAGAAAAG agtattttgtaaaagcAACATTGTTTGTTGGAAGCGTAGAAATATCTTCATTGAAGACTGAGTCGGCGCTATCAcaatataatgaaataagaaTACTCGAAAAACTTAGCTTCTCAGTTCCATTCAATGAAAAAAGATCGGAAATCTATAGAACATCCGTACTTCTTCAGATGTATGAGAAAAACAGAATAACTAATGAACTTTTTGGTAGAACAATTCTTGGTCCAAACATGGATACCGAGTGCCGAAAATCTATATATTGTTGGCATAAAATTCTTTGTACTCCAAACAAGGAAATTCAATTTCGTGGGTTGCCGctttatttatga
- the LOC100200114 gene encoding uncharacterized protein LOC100200114 isoform X1 produces MRNHFVKPGYRSKSFAVPNLEQTEKVKERSVSFMLPQKESYYPYSFVKPSPKHDEPCLGKFDLKIYSNSETTATNYETPCEIVNDQMANIKCIFQYLPYESSVLVELRDLSTHYKPICFQGVKIIQSYEVILEMKYLSSIKNFFTATHNIERKNSKDSVKLKIGEPIKISLKNKNLEKLVMNLILYESNKRNKLLACGYVHVKVKDITSTSEVLEIQEPFHPSSKNQLSPKGTISGSIEWNSNSNQINIKVLAASTVKYNRKEYFVKATLFVGSVEISSLKTESALSQYNEIRILEKLSFSVPFNEKRSEIYRTSVLLQMYEKNRITNELFGRTILGPNMDTECRKSIYCWHKILCTPNKEIQFRGLPLYL; encoded by the exons ATGAGAAATCATTTTGTAAAACCTGGTTATCGATCAAAAAGTTTTGCTGTTCCAAATCTAG agCAAACAGAGAAAGTAAAAGAAAGATCAGTTAGTTTTATGCTTCCACAAAAAG AAAGCTATTATCCATATTCTTTTGTAAAGCCTTCACCAAAGCATGATGAACCATGTCTCGGGAAGTTTGATTTGAAGATATATTCTAACAGTGAAACAACTGCAACAAATTATGAAACCCCTTGTGAAATAGTGAATGATCAAATGGCAAACATAAAATGCATCTTCCAATATTTGCCATATGAAAGTAGCGTGTTGGTGGAATTACGCGACCTATCAACTCATTATAAACCCATTTGTTTTCAAGGTGTGAAAATTATACAAAGTTATGAGGTTATACTTGAAATGAAGTATCtgtcttcaataaaaaatttctttacagCAACTCACAACATAGAGCGAAAGAATTCCAAGGATAgtgttaaactaaaaattggAGAACCAATCAAAATTtcgctaaaaaacaaaaatcttgaaaaattagtaatgaatttaattttatatgagtCAAATAAACGAAACAAGTTGTTAGCTTGCGGTTATGTTCATGTAAAGGTAAAAGATATCACAAGCACATCTGAAGTACTTGAGATTCAAGAACCATTTCATCCTTCATCTAAG aACCAACTATCACCAAAAGGAACTATATCTGGCTCAATAGAGTGGAATTCAAATTCGAATCAAATCAACATAAAAGTATTAGCAGCTAGTACTGTAAAATATAACAGAAAAG agtattttgtaaaagcAACATTGTTTGTTGGAAGCGTAGAAATATCTTCATTGAAGACTGAGTCGGCGCTATCAcaatataatgaaataagaaTACTCGAAAAACTTAGCTTCTCAGTTCCATTCAATGAAAAAAGATCGGAAATCTATAGAACATCCGTACTTCTTCAGATGTATGAGAAAAACAGAATAACTAATGAACTTTTTGGTAGAACAATTCTTGGTCCAAACATGGATACCGAGTGCCGAAAATCTATATATTGTTGGCATAAAATTCTTTGTACTCCAAACAAGGAAATTCAATTTCGTGGGTTGCCGctttatttatga
- the LOC136088268 gene encoding uncharacterized protein LOC136088268, translated as MYLVFAVFNDNLLNLSLSFSSSTFAVTKCSVIDVDVENKLVSSTNIMTFSILEMSKNKKRSYSDEYMKYAQKKKAHTLTEEVILPCSKEIVRLLFGEEAVTKIDNISLSNTAVKRRLTNISSNIKENVINEIKKSPYFSIQLDKSTDTGFGNQNITGNLKTVFNPLVKLVNHIKSSALNTRLFTKFCSDLDAEHNKLLFYTSVQWLSAGNFLERFFKLRNEVKEFLCQMKSGLVEYFEFDNFEITTAYLVEIVGHFNKLNLQLQGKNANVITHSDKLKALKSSNCIRLELIMEI; from the exons ATGTATTTGGTTTTTGCTGTGTTTAATGATAACTTATTGAACTTGAGCCTTAGTTTTTCAAGTTCAACATTTGCAGTTACAAAGTGTTCAGTAATAGATGTAGATGTAGAgaataagttagtatcatcGACAAACATTATGACATTTAGTATACTTGAG atgtctaaaaataaaaaaaggtcatATTCAGATGAATATATGAAATATG CACAGAAGAAAAAAGCTCACACATTGACGGAAGAAGTTATACTTCCATGTTCAAAAGAAATCGTTAGACTATTATTTGGAGAAGAAGCTGTAACGAAGATAGATAATATATCTTTATCAAATACTGCAGTCAAACGAAGGCTAACTAACATTTCatcaaatattaaagaaaatgttataaatgaaattaaaaaatcaccATATTTTTCTATTCAGTTGGATAAGTCCACAGAT ACAGGCTTTGGCAACCAAAACATTACAGGTAATTTGAAAACCGTATTTAATCCATTAGTCAAATTAGTAAATCATATAAAATCTTCTGCTCTGAACACTcgactttttacaaaattttgttcTGACCTAGATGCTGAACACaataagttattgttttatactTCAGTGCAATGGCTTTCTGCTGGaaattttttggaaagattTTTCAAGCTTAGAAACGAAGTGAAAGAGTTTTTATGTCAAATGAAAAGTGGATTGGtagaatattttgaatttgacaattttgaaataacaaCTGCTTATCTTGTGGAAATTGTGGGtcattttaacaagttaaatttGCAACTTCAAGGCAAAAATGCTAATGTCATTACACACTCAGATAAACTGAAAGCATTGAAAAGCTCAAACTGTATAAGACTAGAATTAATAATGGAAATTTGa